A segment of the Ptychodera flava strain L36383 unplaced genomic scaffold, AS_Pfla_20210202 Scaffold_28__1_contigs__length_4768798_pilon, whole genome shotgun sequence genome:
GCTGCGCGAACACAGCATTACACGAAATTGCCGATGACAACAGCCAGCTATTCGACAACGACGTTGTGGGTACAATAAAGAGAGACTTCTACGTAGATGACTGCCTAAAGTCAGTGGAAAACGTTGGGAAGGCAATCAAGTTGACACAAGGTCTACCGCTGCTTGCAAAAGGGCGGTTTCCATCTAACGAAGTGGGTGAAGTATTTGAGGCCATATCGAAAGAGGAAAGAGCTAAAGAAATCAAAGATCTGAAGCTGGAATATGACTACCCACCAGTAGAATGTGCCCTGGGTACTTCATGGTTAGTCGAGTCAGACACAGTAGGATTCCAGATCAACCGGCCTGCAACAAGAAGAGGCATACTATCAATTATCAGCTCAGTTTATGATCCCATTGGACTTGCAGCTCCATTCTTCCTACCTGCAAGAATACTACTTCAAGACTTGTGTCGTAGAGGTATTGGTTGGGATGCCAAGATCAAAGAAGACGACTGTAGGAAATGGCAAAGGGGGCTATCAGATCTTCCAAATCTAGAAAACGTATCAGCCCAGAGGTGCTACAAACCTGCAGACTTTGGAGAAATTGAGGTATGTGAGATGCATCATTTTCCGACGCAAGTGAATACGGATATGGTGTCTCATTGTATATTAGACTCATAAACAAAGACAGAAGAATCCAATGCGCCTTCCTTATGGGGAAAGCAAGGGTTGCACCATTCAAGAAAACAACCATCCCACGCCTGGAGCTAACAGCAGCAACAGTTGCCGTGACAATGACCAAAATGTTAGAGCAGGAACTCGACATTATGAACAACAAGGTATACTTCTGGACAGACAGCATGTCAGTGATCAAGTGCTGTGCCTATGAAACCTCCCGGTTCCACACCTTCGAAGCCAACCAAATTAAAATTATACATGAAGGATCAGATCGTAAACAGTGGAAGTACGTTGATACCATATCCAACCCAGCTGATGGCGCATCTAGGGAACAGACTGTAGACAAGTTCCTGCAAAACAAAAGAAGGCTGCAAGGACCAGATTTCCTGTGAAAACGAGAAAGTGAATTGCCAACACAAGAAGGCATTTCCAGAACGCTATGTAATAAAGAACCGAAAGTTAAGCAGAAAGTATCTGTATACAGCATGGTATTAGTAGAGCAAGCGTTTGTGTTAGATAAGATCCTGCTACGCTATTCCAGTCTGATGAAACTAAAGAAGATAGTTGGATGGTTCCTGCTAGCAAAGAAAAACCTTCAAGATCATTGtcgcaaaagaaaacaaagcgaTGAAGGCACCAACGAAGATACTACTGAGAAGAGTTGTGAAAAACCAATCCCACCTCTTACACTAGAGAAACTGCAACGGGCTGAAGATGCAATCATGCAATACGTGCAACGAAAGCATTTCCCAGATGAAATGGCAC
Coding sequences within it:
- the LOC139126981 gene encoding uncharacterized protein, producing MGKARVAPFKKTTIPRLELTAATVAVTMTKMLEQELDIMNNKVYFWTDSMSVIKCCAYETSRFHTFEANQIKIIHEGSDRKQWKYVDTISNPADGASREQTVDKFLQNKRRLQGPDFL